A section of the Deinococcus taeanensis genome encodes:
- a CDS encoding carbon-nitrogen hydrolase family protein, producing the protein MTAQTDVAGPVRVAAGAYPVDFLASWADFETKLTRWVADAAARGAELLAFPEYAPLELISLLPPELRHDVRGMRAPLQAFLPDFLALHERLARQFAVAIVAGSYPVAHGGTFVNRAFVFGPDGTVSHQDKLLMTRFEAEEWDIAPGEGVRVFDLPLRAGGTLRFGIAICYDSEFPSLARHLAEGGAELLVVPSFTGSRAGYTRVRVGSMARALENQLYALHAPLIADAPWTYAVEDAHGASGIYAPADHGLPEDGVVAQGAWNEPGWLITDLDVTLTRNVRRNGHVLNWRDRHVGGTRPAAAQLVTLGSAPEPA; encoded by the coding sequence ATGACGGCACAGACTGACGTGGCAGGGCCGGTGCGGGTGGCGGCCGGAGCGTACCCGGTGGATTTCCTGGCGTCCTGGGCGGACTTCGAGACGAAACTGACCCGCTGGGTGGCAGATGCAGCTGCCCGCGGCGCCGAGCTGCTGGCCTTCCCGGAGTACGCGCCACTGGAACTGATCAGCCTGCTGCCTCCTGAACTGCGCCACGACGTGCGGGGCATGCGGGCGCCCTTGCAGGCGTTCCTGCCGGACTTCCTGGCCCTGCACGAGCGGCTGGCGCGGCAGTTCGCGGTGGCGATCGTGGCGGGCAGCTACCCGGTCGCGCACGGCGGCACGTTCGTGAACCGGGCGTTCGTGTTCGGACCGGACGGCACGGTCAGCCACCAGGACAAACTCCTGATGACCCGTTTCGAGGCGGAGGAATGGGACATCGCACCCGGCGAGGGCGTCCGCGTGTTCGACCTGCCGCTGCGCGCCGGTGGAACCCTGCGCTTCGGCATTGCCATCTGCTACGACAGTGAATTCCCCAGCCTGGCCCGGCACCTCGCTGAAGGGGGCGCGGAACTGCTGGTGGTGCCGTCCTTTACCGGCAGCCGCGCCGGGTACACCCGCGTGCGCGTGGGCAGCATGGCCCGCGCCCTGGAAAACCAGCTGTACGCCCTGCACGCTCCGCTCATCGCGGACGCCCCCTGGACCTACGCCGTGGAGGACGCGCACGGAGCAAGCGGCATCTACGCCCCGGCCGACCACGGTCTGCCGGAGGACGGTGTGGTCGCGCAGGGCGCCTGGAATGAACCCGGCTGGCTGATCACCGACCTCGACGTCACGCTCACCCGGAACGTGCGCCGGAAT
- a CDS encoding 5-formyltetrahydrofolate cyclo-ligase translates to MTLTPGALREQVWNDLLARRACAYPTPPHGHCPNFTHARRAATHLLAHPAVAALHTLIVGPERALLPLRQQALKAGKVLYVPHQKKAGWYWRVTAPAGARLSALPDHGEAVLRPVGAQAAVLACVVVDRRGQRLGKGFGWGARGLPEALPSFTLAHPLMLRDVLPCPADSTVTLIGTSGGVIECPGAPATPAP, encoded by the coding sequence ATGACGCTCACCCCCGGCGCGCTGCGTGAACAGGTGTGGAACGACCTGCTGGCCCGCCGCGCCTGCGCGTACCCCACGCCGCCGCACGGGCACTGCCCGAATTTCACGCACGCGCGCCGCGCCGCCACGCACCTGCTCGCTCACCCGGCGGTGGCGGCGCTGCACACCCTGATCGTGGGCCCGGAGCGGGCGCTGCTGCCCCTGCGGCAGCAGGCGCTGAAAGCCGGGAAGGTGCTGTACGTTCCGCATCAGAAGAAGGCCGGCTGGTACTGGCGGGTCACGGCGCCGGCCGGCGCCAGGCTCAGCGCCCTGCCGGACCACGGCGAAGCGGTCCTGAGGCCTGTGGGCGCGCAGGCGGCGGTGCTGGCCTGCGTGGTCGTGGACCGCCGCGGGCAGCGGCTGGGCAAGGGGTTCGGCTGGGGCGCCCGGGGCCTGCCTGAGGCCCTGCCGTCGTTCACGCTGGCCCACCCCCTGATGCTGCGGGACGTGCTGCCCTGCCCGGCCGACTCAACCGTGACCCTGATCGGAACCTCCGGCGGGGTGATCGAGTGCCCCGGCGCGCCCGCAACCCCGGCCCCGTGA
- a CDS encoding DinB family protein, with protein sequence MSNRNSPHPLVPALVTVATVGVAAGAAYVARVRRQEVKGLVVNRVLERPASRSSYTDLAQSLERSGTFLTGRAARAADTHANRELLAHIIGIERWGQQRLRAALGSHADQTDSYHGYRPAQDATLDELRALVTSTRAHTVDLARRLHRSAPDDALTILHNSLGPLSAKAWLRYLTQHADLESRRLRGTAASGTAPAALPSRTLSAPTTKL encoded by the coding sequence ATGAGCAACCGCAACAGCCCCCACCCCCTCGTGCCTGCCCTCGTGACGGTCGCCACGGTCGGCGTGGCCGCCGGCGCCGCGTACGTGGCCCGGGTCCGCCGGCAGGAGGTCAAGGGACTCGTGGTGAACCGCGTGCTGGAACGGCCCGCCAGCCGCAGTTCGTACACGGACCTCGCGCAGAGCCTTGAACGGTCCGGAACGTTCCTGACGGGCCGCGCCGCGCGCGCCGCCGACACGCACGCCAACCGTGAACTGCTGGCCCACATCATCGGCATTGAACGCTGGGGGCAGCAGCGGCTGCGCGCGGCCCTCGGGTCGCACGCCGACCAGACCGACTCATACCACGGTTACCGCCCCGCGCAGGACGCCACGCTGGATGAACTGCGCGCCCTGGTGACCAGCACCCGCGCCCACACCGTGGACCTGGCGCGGCGGCTGCACCGGTCCGCGCCGGATGACGCGCTGACAATCCTGCACAACAGCCTGGGTCCCCTGAGTGCCAAGGCGTGGCTGCGGTACCTGACGCAGCACGCGGACCTCGAGAGCCGGCGCCTGCGCGGTACCGCCGCTTCCGGGACTGCCCCGGCGGCGTTGCCGTCCAGGACACTTTCTGCACCCACAACAAAACTGTAA
- a CDS encoding PilT/PilU family type 4a pilus ATPase, whose product MSVLNSVLTAIVKEGASDIHLRTGSAPAGRINGEIKRFGETRLGNDQVEAFAREMMTPAMWDEFTQRRDADFAYGISGLARFRVNAYWQRGSIGLIMRVIEERPIPTFAQLGLPEETFTQLAQHERGLILVTGPTGSGKTTTLASLLNHINETQPVNIVTLEDPIEILHRDRMAMISQRELGMDTLSFANGLRASMRQDPDVILIGEMRDKETVEAALSAAQTGHLVFSTLHTQDAIRTVNRIIDFFAPHERDQIRQGLSESIVGIISQRLLPKVGGGRVLGLEVLLGTPTVRECIKDAERTEEIKQALQEGGARGMHTFDQHLAHLVASGLMYEDDALASATSPHELKIMTMRAKYA is encoded by the coding sequence ATGAGTGTTCTCAACAGCGTACTGACCGCCATCGTCAAAGAAGGAGCCAGTGACATCCACCTGCGCACCGGCAGCGCTCCCGCCGGCCGCATCAACGGCGAGATCAAACGCTTCGGGGAAACCCGGCTGGGTAACGATCAGGTCGAGGCCTTCGCGCGGGAAATGATGACCCCCGCGATGTGGGACGAGTTCACGCAGCGGCGTGACGCCGACTTCGCGTACGGCATTTCCGGCCTGGCGCGTTTCCGCGTGAACGCCTACTGGCAGCGCGGCAGCATCGGCCTGATCATGCGCGTCATTGAGGAGCGGCCCATTCCCACCTTCGCGCAGCTTGGCCTGCCGGAAGAGACCTTCACGCAGCTCGCGCAGCATGAGCGCGGCCTGATTCTGGTGACCGGCCCAACCGGAAGCGGCAAGACCACCACGCTCGCCAGCCTGCTCAACCACATCAACGAGACGCAGCCCGTGAACATCGTCACGCTGGAAGACCCCATCGAGATCCTGCACCGCGACCGCATGGCAATGATCAGCCAGCGCGAACTGGGCATGGACACCCTCAGTTTCGCCAATGGTCTGCGCGCCAGCATGCGCCAGGACCCGGACGTGATCCTGATTGGCGAGATGCGCGACAAGGAAACCGTGGAAGCGGCCCTCAGCGCCGCGCAGACCGGTCACCTCGTGTTCTCCACGCTGCACACCCAGGACGCGATCCGCACCGTGAACCGCATCATTGACTTCTTCGCGCCGCATGAACGCGACCAGATCCGCCAGGGTCTCAGCGAGAGCATCGTGGGCATCATCAGCCAGCGCCTGCTGCCCAAGGTGGGCGGCGGGCGCGTGCTGGGCCTGGAGGTTCTGCTGGGCACCCCCACCGTCCGCGAGTGCATCAAGGACGCGGAACGGACCGAGGAGATCAAGCAGGCCCTGCAGGAAGGCGGCGCACGCGGGATGCACACCTTCGACCAGCACCTCGCGCACCTCGTGGCGAGCGGCCTGATGTACGAGGACGACGCCCTGGCGAGCGCCACCAGCCCCCATGAGCTGAAGATCATGACCATGCGCGCCAAGTACGCGTAA
- a CDS encoding transposase, with protein MYADREFVGHDWIQGLAQKGIPICVRLRRDSPMDEWSAQDWLGRLQTGSAGLLVEHVEVYGQPMNVVLTFTPDGDALIIASNTGAVTAIQAQYRHRFRVECLFRALKSKGFNLESTPMTLHVIVERLLCLLTLTDVWCVLVGIPEICPNKQHGRRAWSVVTLGLRALVRAISRKVDHEEVPLLRLIDLFMPSKTHS; from the coding sequence TTGTACGCGGACCGTGAGTTCGTCGGACACGACTGGATTCAGGGCCTGGCGCAGAAGGGCATTCCGATCTGTGTGCGCTTGCGACGCGACAGCCCAATGGACGAGTGGTCTGCTCAGGACTGGCTGGGACGTCTGCAGACCGGCAGCGCCGGTCTGCTGGTCGAGCACGTCGAGGTCTACGGGCAGCCGATGAACGTCGTGTTGACGTTCACGCCGGACGGAGACGCCCTGATCATTGCCAGCAACACCGGCGCCGTGACCGCCATTCAGGCGCAGTATCGTCATCGCTTCCGGGTCGAGTGCCTGTTCCGAGCGCTCAAATCCAAAGGGTTCAACTTGGAGAGCACGCCTATGACGCTCCACGTGATCGTGGAGCGCCTCCTGTGCTTGCTGACCCTGACCGACGTCTGGTGCGTGCTGGTGGGCATCCCCGAGATCTGCCCGAACAAACAGCATGGTCGCCGGGCCTGGAGCGTCGTGACGCTGGGTTTACGGGCCCTGGTTCGCGCCATCAGCCGGAAGGTTGATCACGAAGAGGTGCCCCTCTTACGACTGATTGACCTGTTCATGCCGTCCAAGACGCACAGCTGA
- a CDS encoding HIT family protein — protein MVAEDDDTLAFLDIHPAAPGHTLIIPKRPARDLLDAEADAVAAVARMVQQVARLLDVTFAPEGITVLQSNRAAAGQDVFYYHVHVIPRFQVDEVSISYQVLKDLDLADVARRMRAGQTS, from the coding sequence GTGGTCGCAGAAGATGACGACACGCTGGCCTTCCTCGACATCCATCCCGCCGCTCCTGGGCATACCCTGATTATTCCAAAACGGCCCGCACGGGACCTCCTGGACGCGGAAGCAGACGCCGTGGCTGCGGTGGCAAGAATGGTGCAACAGGTGGCCAGACTGCTTGACGTAACGTTTGCTCCAGAGGGAATCACTGTGCTTCAGAGCAACCGAGCCGCCGCAGGCCAGGATGTTTTCTACTACCACGTCCATGTCATCCCCCGGTTCCAAGTTGACGAGGTGAGCATCAGCTATCAGGTGCTGAAAGACCTTGACCTCGCTGATGTGGCGCGGCGGATGAGGGCAGGTCAAACCTCTTGA
- a CDS encoding DUF488 domain-containing protein has translation MPLPTLFTIGYEDTSLHDFLAALHDHQVQVVVDTRERAQSRRRGYSKTALSEALKAQGVNYRHLRALGTPAPVRQAYRLDRDFAALKAAYTLHLGAQQDALSELGQLAAAGRVALLCYEKHAGECHRSLIARRLQELGLVGEVVDLSA, from the coding sequence ATGCCGCTTCCCACGCTGTTCACCATCGGGTACGAGGACACGTCCCTGCACGACTTTCTGGCCGCGCTGCACGATCATCAGGTGCAGGTGGTGGTGGATACCCGCGAGCGGGCGCAGAGCCGCCGCCGCGGGTACAGCAAGACGGCTCTCAGCGAGGCGCTGAAGGCGCAGGGCGTGAACTACCGGCATCTGCGCGCGCTGGGGACACCCGCACCTGTGCGTCAGGCCTACCGGCTTGACCGGGATTTCGCGGCGCTGAAAGCGGCGTACACCCTGCACCTCGGCGCGCAGCAGGACGCCCTGAGTGAACTTGGGCAGCTGGCCGCGGCCGGGCGGGTCGCTCTGCTGTGCTACGAAAAGCATGCCGGCGAGTGCCACCGCAGCCTGATTGCGCGCCGCCTTCAGGAGCTGGGCCTTGTGGGCGAGGTCGTGGACCTGAGCGCCTGA